From Staphylococcus sp. M0911, a single genomic window includes:
- the pbp4 gene encoding penicillin-binding protein PBP4, translating to MKKVFTSLMMIMMCLVLISPTVFAEQSPVDVAKQEHQDIDKQYNPKGMIVTTKDGQILYDYHGNTQVDPASNTKLMTMNLVYDDIKSGKIKMNDKVKITSRYEKMSELPNLTTFPLKEGTTVTINQLLKQAALESSNAATLVLAEHIDGSSSKFTDRMNQKAKDLGMKDTTFTNPSGANNKILKPYEPKSYKDDTISHTTARDMSLLSNHILNAHPDVLKITKLSKDKQSNQELHNTNTSLPNEADGMKDVDGLKTGTSDNGYNLELTAKRNHLRIVTGIFNVKPYPDEQAKHARQKLANALTEHAFKQYDYRKVISKGEHEIDGKKYEVKKDLYDLVPKDKSKYQLKVSEDNQLYVDYDRQFTKGHQAPTVEVEPTTHWGMIFLYVCMAIAGLVLLGMLTIIGIKIYYKKF from the coding sequence TTGAAAAAAGTTTTTACTAGTTTAATGATGATTATGATGTGTTTAGTCTTAATATCGCCAACTGTTTTTGCTGAACAGTCTCCAGTCGATGTTGCTAAACAAGAACATCAAGATATTGATAAGCAATACAATCCAAAAGGGATGATAGTAACAACTAAAGATGGTCAAATACTTTATGATTATCATGGAAATACTCAAGTAGATCCAGCATCTAATACTAAATTGATGACGATGAATTTGGTTTATGATGATATTAAATCAGGCAAAATTAAAATGAATGATAAAGTGAAAATAACATCACGATATGAAAAAATGTCAGAATTACCTAATTTAACTACATTTCCACTTAAAGAAGGAACAACCGTTACAATCAATCAATTATTGAAGCAAGCTGCATTAGAATCAAGTAACGCTGCGACATTAGTATTGGCAGAACATATTGATGGTAGTTCTTCGAAATTCACAGATAGAATGAATCAAAAAGCTAAAGACTTAGGCATGAAGGATACAACGTTCACGAATCCAAGTGGTGCTAATAATAAAATATTAAAACCATATGAGCCAAAAAGTTATAAAGATGATACAATTTCACATACAACTGCACGTGATATGTCATTATTAAGTAATCATATATTGAATGCACATCCAGATGTTTTAAAAATTACAAAACTATCTAAAGATAAGCAGTCAAATCAAGAATTACATAATACCAATACATCATTACCAAATGAAGCAGATGGTATGAAAGATGTTGATGGTTTAAAAACAGGCACAAGTGACAATGGATACAATTTAGAATTAACTGCCAAACGAAATCATTTAAGAATCGTAACAGGCATATTTAATGTTAAGCCGTACCCTGATGAACAAGCGAAGCATGCCCGTCAAAAACTGGCGAATGCTTTAACTGAACATGCATTTAAGCAATACGACTACCGTAAAGTCATTTCAAAAGGTGAACATGAAATAGACGGTAAAAAATATGAAGTAAAAAAAGATTTATATGATTTAGTACCTAAAGATAAAAGTAAATATCAATTAAAAGTGTCTGAGGATAATCAATTATATGTTGATTATGATCGTCAATTTACGAAAGGACATCAAGCACCTACCGTAGAAGTCGAACCTACGACACATTGGGGCATGATTTTTCTATACGTATGTATGGCAATTGCCGGACTGGTATTACTAGGTATGTTGACCATCATAGGTATCAAAATTTATTACAAAAAGTTTTAA
- a CDS encoding NAD(P)-dependent oxidoreductase: MKIGIIGASGKVGQLVLKEALDRGHQVTAIVRNASKITNTEVEVIEKDIHDLTTKDIASFEVVVNAFGAPLGDSEGHINAGRHLIDILKGTDTRAIIVGGAGSLYVDDAHTVQLIDTPEFPDIVKPSASGQGQNLKELRNSEGITWTFLSPAAEFDPEGVRTGHYQSGKDQLIVNSEGNSYISYADYAVALVDEIENPQHINERFTVVGEAK, translated from the coding sequence ATGAAAATAGGAATTATTGGCGCTTCAGGTAAAGTAGGACAACTTGTGTTAAAAGAAGCTTTAGATAGAGGGCATCAAGTAACTGCCATCGTGAGAAATGCATCAAAAATAACAAATACGGAAGTAGAAGTTATCGAGAAAGACATTCATGATTTAACAACTAAAGACATAGCATCATTTGAAGTTGTTGTTAATGCGTTTGGTGCACCATTAGGAGATTCAGAAGGACATATCAATGCAGGCCGTCATTTAATTGATATTTTAAAAGGAACAGATACAAGAGCAATTATTGTTGGTGGTGCCGGAAGTCTATATGTTGATGATGCACATACAGTTCAATTAATCGACACACCAGAATTTCCTGATATTGTTAAACCATCAGCAAGTGGTCAAGGACAGAACCTTAAAGAATTACGCAACTCAGAAGGTATAACATGGACATTCCTAAGCCCTGCTGCAGAATTTGATCCAGAGGGTGTTAGAACAGGTCATTACCAATCTGGTAAAGATCAATTAATTGTTAATTCTGAAGGAAATAGCTATATCAGTTATGCGGATTATGCCGTTGCATTAGTAGACGAAATTGAAAATCCTCAACACATTAATGAACGCTTTACTGTTGTTGGAGAAGCAAAATAA
- the galU gene encoding UTP--glucose-1-phosphate uridylyltransferase GalU produces MKVKKAIIPAAGLGTRFLPATKAMPKEMLPILDKPTIQYIVEEASRAGIEDIIIVTGKHKRAIEDHFDNQKELEMVLQEKGKNDLLEKVQYSTDLANIFYVRQKEQKGLGHAIHTARQFIGNEPFAVLLGDDIVESDTPAIKQLMDVYDETGKSVIGVQEVAEEDTHRYGIIDPLEKSGLRYEVKKFVEKPKQGTAPSNLAIMGRYVLTPEIFDYLETQEEGAGNEIQLTDAIERMNAESQVYAYDFEGDRYDVGEKLGFVKTTIEYALKDEGMKDDVKKYIRELNF; encoded by the coding sequence GTGAAAGTTAAAAAAGCAATTATTCCAGCAGCTGGTTTGGGTACAAGATTTTTACCAGCAACGAAAGCAATGCCAAAAGAAATGTTACCGATCTTAGATAAACCAACAATTCAATATATTGTTGAAGAAGCATCAAGAGCGGGTATCGAAGATATCATTATCGTTACAGGTAAACATAAACGTGCGATTGAAGATCATTTCGATAACCAAAAAGAATTAGAAATGGTATTACAAGAAAAAGGGAAAAATGACCTATTAGAAAAGGTTCAATACTCAACAGATTTAGCTAACATCTTCTATGTTCGTCAAAAAGAACAAAAAGGTTTAGGCCATGCCATTCATACAGCACGTCAATTCATTGGAAATGAACCATTTGCTGTATTATTAGGTGATGACATTGTGGAATCTGACACACCAGCAATTAAACAATTGATGGATGTTTACGATGAAACAGGTAAATCCGTAATTGGTGTTCAAGAAGTAGCTGAAGAAGACACACACCGTTACGGTATTATCGATCCATTAGAAAAATCGGGTTTACGTTATGAAGTTAAGAAATTCGTAGAAAAGCCAAAACAAGGTACAGCACCGTCTAATTTAGCGATTATGGGACGTTATGTACTAACACCTGAAATCTTTGATTATCTTGAAACACAAGAAGAAGGTGCAGGTAATGAAATTCAATTAACAGATGCAATTGAACGTATGAATGCCGAAAGCCAAGTATACGCATACGATTTCGAAGGTGATCGTTACGATGTTGGCGAAAAACTAGGCTTCGTTAAAACAACGATTGAATATGCATTAAAAGACGAAGGTATGAAAGATGATGTGAAAAAATATATTAGAGAATTGAATTTTTAA
- a CDS encoding DoxX family protein gives MRLGLLLIRLMLGITFTIHGSQKVFSGFKEPMEMMSGLGFPAFLGIILGLFEFIGGILMIIGLFSNYVAAGFIVIMLGALFTVHLSQGYMASELVILLLVMSIAVMVSYNWKKLLEIY, from the coding sequence ATGCGCTTAGGATTACTATTAATTAGACTGATGTTAGGTATTACATTTACAATACATGGATCACAAAAGGTATTTAGCGGATTTAAAGAGCCTATGGAAATGATGTCTGGGTTAGGATTCCCTGCATTTTTAGGAATTATATTAGGATTATTTGAATTTATCGGTGGTATTTTAATGATTATCGGATTATTTTCAAATTACGTTGCTGCTGGATTTATCGTCATTATGTTAGGCGCCCTATTTACAGTACACTTATCACAAGGTTACATGGCTTCTGAACTCGTCATCTTGTTACTAGTTATGAGCATTGCGGTTATGGTTTCTTATAACTGGAAGAAATTATTGGAAATATATTAA
- the pflA gene encoding pyruvate formate-lyase-activating protein gives MLKGHLHSVESMGTVDGPGIRYILFIQGCLLRCLYCHNPDTWKINEPSREVTVDEMVNEILPYQPYFDASGGGVTISGGEPLLQMPFLEALFKELQANGVHTCLDTSAGCVNDTPAFNRHFDELQKHTDLILLDIKHINNEKHIKLTGKPNTHILKFARKLSDMKQPVWIRHVLVPGISDDKEDLIQLGEFINSLDNVEKFEILPYHQLGVHKWKNLGIPYQLENVEPPDDEAVKKAYRYVNFKGKIPVTL, from the coding sequence ATGCTTAAAGGACACTTACACTCCGTCGAAAGTATGGGCACAGTCGATGGACCAGGTATTAGATATATATTATTTATACAAGGTTGCTTATTAAGATGTTTATATTGTCATAATCCAGACACTTGGAAAATCAATGAACCATCTAGAGAAGTTACTGTAGATGAAATGGTTAATGAAATATTACCGTATCAACCTTACTTTGATGCATCTGGTGGCGGCGTGACCATAAGCGGTGGCGAGCCATTACTACAAATGCCATTTCTAGAAGCGTTATTCAAAGAACTACAAGCAAATGGTGTGCATACATGTCTTGATACCTCTGCAGGATGCGTCAATGATACACCTGCGTTTAATCGACACTTTGATGAACTACAGAAACATACAGATCTTATATTATTAGACATAAAGCATATTAATAATGAGAAACATATTAAATTAACAGGCAAACCCAATACACATATACTCAAATTTGCCCGTAAATTGTCAGATATGAAACAACCTGTATGGATTCGTCACGTCCTAGTGCCAGGTATCTCAGATGATAAAGAAGACCTCATCCAACTTGGAGAATTTATTAATTCTCTAGATAATGTTGAAAAATTTGAAATCTTACCCTATCATCAACTCGGCGTGCATAAGTGGAAAAATTTAGGCATCCCATATCAATTAGAAAATGTTGAACCACCCGACGATGAAGCGGTCAAAAAAGCCTACCGTTACGTCAATTTTAAAGGGAAGATCCCAGTTACATTATAA
- a CDS encoding M15 family metallopeptidase encodes MKKLWTVLLMGLLVLSACSYHHSEGKNEASKQDGNKQNQSHKKVKKDGKTYIDGILIVNKQIKLPKDYNPGENPKAVKALNKMIADAKKDHINLYKISGFRSYQTQIQLFNNYKARDGEKAANKYSSKPGHSEHQTGLSFDVGAQGSDKNLYRSFGKTKEGQWIKRHADEYGFIIRYGKGKENETGYQYEPWHLRYLGKEKAKEVKDSGQSLESYLGLYPKK; translated from the coding sequence ATGAAAAAGTTGTGGACTGTGCTATTGATGGGATTACTAGTACTATCAGCATGTTCATATCATCATTCTGAAGGTAAAAATGAAGCGAGCAAACAAGATGGTAATAAGCAGAATCAATCTCACAAGAAAGTTAAAAAAGATGGTAAAACTTATATTGACGGTATTTTAATTGTGAATAAGCAAATTAAATTACCAAAAGACTATAATCCTGGGGAAAATCCTAAAGCAGTGAAAGCACTAAATAAAATGATTGCTGATGCGAAAAAAGATCATATCAATCTATACAAAATTAGTGGCTTCAGAAGCTATCAAACTCAAATTCAATTATTCAATAATTATAAAGCTAGAGACGGTGAAAAAGCAGCTAATAAATATAGCTCTAAACCAGGTCATTCAGAACATCAAACTGGTTTATCATTCGATGTGGGTGCACAAGGGTCTGATAAAAACCTATACCGCAGTTTTGGTAAAACCAAAGAAGGTCAATGGATTAAACGCCATGCAGATGAATATGGTTTTATTATTAGATACGGTAAAGGCAAAGAAAATGAAACTGGCTATCAATATGAGCCATGGCATTTACGCTATTTAGGTAAAGAGAAAGCCAAAGAAGTCAAAGATTCAGGCCAAAGTTTAGAATCTTATTTAGGTTTATATCCTAAAAAATAA
- a CDS encoding Na+/H+ antiporter NhaC family protein: MKKEKSKKFKFKTPHTYALLLMVIIFAWIMTYVIPAGEYAREKKSGQTVVVSGSYHEVANQHLSFLDIFRAVPEGLVSGGEIVFYVFLVGGAFGIVHQTGAFENGVNKAMRTLGKANFLMIPLTMTAFSILGFSIGLSEETIIFVPIGVLIARTLGYDALTGAAVVILGAGSGFMGGMLNPFTVGVAQKVAELPLFSGWGLRTIIYVFILTAAITTVMLYGHKVKKNKSKSIVYELEKEEGQLNTEIEYQHFSKRQAFSLALILGAILFNVFGIFKYGWTFTQMSANFLLAGIVAGLVAGLEFNGTFDALVKGMQDILYGALVVGIAKGIVVLLENGKIIDTIVHGMTTLLSDVPSSLVIMVMFVLQFILNFFIPSGSGQALTTMPLMIPISDLLHINRQITVLAFQYGDAISNILFPTSATLMGALAVARISYTQWLKFAWKLIVVWIIICATAMSIALMIGY; encoded by the coding sequence ATGAAAAAAGAAAAATCGAAGAAGTTCAAATTTAAAACACCTCATACGTATGCTTTATTATTAATGGTTATTATATTTGCTTGGATAATGACTTATGTGATACCAGCGGGGGAATATGCTCGAGAAAAGAAAAGTGGTCAAACAGTAGTTGTTTCAGGTTCTTACCATGAAGTTGCGAATCAGCATTTGTCATTTTTAGATATTTTTAGAGCAGTGCCAGAAGGTTTAGTAAGCGGCGGTGAAATTGTATTTTACGTATTTTTAGTAGGCGGCGCATTTGGGATAGTTCACCAAACAGGTGCATTTGAAAATGGTGTGAACAAAGCAATGCGTACATTAGGCAAAGCCAATTTTTTAATGATTCCACTGACGATGACGGCCTTTTCCATTTTAGGGTTTTCTATCGGATTATCAGAGGAGACGATTATTTTTGTACCTATAGGAGTGTTGATTGCTCGTACACTTGGTTATGATGCATTAACGGGGGCAGCGGTAGTCATATTAGGAGCCGGAAGCGGATTTATGGGTGGTATGCTAAATCCATTTACTGTCGGTGTTGCACAAAAAGTAGCTGAGTTACCACTGTTCTCTGGTTGGGGATTACGTACGATTATATACGTCTTTATACTCACTGCAGCTATTACTACAGTCATGCTTTACGGTCATAAAGTTAAAAAGAACAAGTCGAAGAGTATTGTTTATGAGTTGGAAAAGGAAGAAGGACAACTTAATACAGAAATTGAATATCAACATTTTAGTAAGAGGCAAGCTTTCAGTCTAGCATTGATTCTTGGTGCGATTTTATTTAATGTATTTGGTATTTTTAAATATGGTTGGACCTTTACACAAATGAGTGCCAACTTTCTATTGGCTGGTATCGTAGCTGGATTAGTCGCTGGACTTGAATTTAACGGAACATTTGATGCACTAGTTAAAGGGATGCAAGATATTCTCTATGGTGCGTTAGTCGTGGGTATTGCTAAAGGGATAGTCGTGTTATTAGAAAATGGTAAAATCATCGACACGATTGTACATGGTATGACAACACTATTATCTGACGTACCTTCTTCATTAGTCATCATGGTGATGTTTGTTTTACAATTTATATTGAATTTCTTTATTCCGTCAGGCTCAGGACAAGCTTTAACAACAATGCCACTCATGATACCTATTTCAGATTTACTACACATCAATCGACAAATTACAGTGCTAGCCTTCCAATATGGAGACGCCATTAGTAATATATTATTCCCGACATCAGCGACACTGATGGGTGCTTTAGCAGTTGCGCGCATTTCATATACACAATGGTTAAAATTTGCATGGAAACTCATTGTTGTATGGATCATTATCTGTGCTACAGCGATGTCTATCGCCTTGATGATAGGTTACTAG
- the pflB gene encoding formate C-acetyltransferase, whose protein sequence is MLETNHHTSAWQGFKNGRWNRHVDVREFIQLNYSLYEGDDAFLEGPTEATSKLWDQVMQLSKEERERGGMWDMDTKVASTITSHDAGYLDKDLETVVGVQTEKPFKRSMQPFGGIRMAKAACEAYGYELDPETEKIFTDYRKTHNQGVFDAYSREMLNCRKAGIITGLPDAYGRGRIIGDYRRVALYGVDFLMEEKLKDFNTMSTEMSEDVIRLREELSEQYRALNELKELGQMYGFDLSRPATNFKEAVQWLYLAYLAAIKEQNGAAMSLGRTSTFLDIYAERDLKNGDITESEVQEIIDHFIMKLRIVKFARTPDYNELFSGDPTWVTESIGGVGIDGRPLVTKNSFRFLHSLDNLGPAPEPNLTVLWSVRLPENFKIYCAKMSIKTSSIQYENDDLMRESYGDDYGIACCVSAMKIGKQMQFFGARANLAKTLLYAINGGKDEKSGKQVGPSYEGIHSDVLDYDEVFEKFEKMMDWLAGVYINSLNIIHYMHDKYSYERIEMALHDTNIIRTMATGIAGLSVAADSLSAIKYAQVKPIHNEEGLVTDFEIEGDFPKYGNNDSRVDDIAVDLVERFMTKLRSHKTYRDSEHTMSVLTITSNVVYGKKTGNTPDGRKAGEPFAPGANPMHGRDQKGALSSLSSVAKIPYDCCKDGISNTFSIVPKSLGKEEDAQNKNLTSMLDGYAMQHGHHLNINVFNRETLLDAMEHPEEYPQLTIRVSGYAVNFIKLTREQQLDVISRTFHEQM, encoded by the coding sequence ATGTTAGAAACAAATCATCATACTAGTGCTTGGCAAGGTTTTAAAAATGGTCGTTGGAATAGACATGTAGACGTGAGAGAATTTATTCAACTAAATTATTCATTATATGAAGGTGACGATGCCTTTTTAGAAGGTCCAACTGAAGCAACATCAAAATTATGGGACCAAGTGATGCAATTATCTAAAGAAGAACGTGAACGCGGTGGCATGTGGGATATGGATACGAAAGTAGCATCCACAATCACATCACATGACGCTGGATATTTAGACAAAGATTTAGAAACAGTTGTCGGTGTGCAAACAGAGAAACCATTTAAACGTTCAATGCAACCGTTCGGTGGTATTCGTATGGCTAAAGCAGCATGTGAAGCATACGGTTATGAATTAGATCCAGAAACAGAAAAAATCTTTACAGACTATCGTAAAACGCATAACCAAGGAGTATTCGATGCATATTCCAGAGAAATGTTAAATTGTCGAAAAGCTGGAATAATTACAGGATTACCAGATGCATATGGCCGTGGACGTATCATCGGTGACTATCGTCGTGTGGCATTATATGGTGTTGACTTCTTAATGGAAGAAAAACTTAAAGACTTTAATACAATGTCTACTGAAATGTCAGAAGATGTGATTAGATTAAGAGAAGAATTATCCGAACAATATCGTGCCTTAAATGAATTAAAAGAACTAGGACAAATGTACGGATTTGATTTAAGTCGACCAGCGACTAACTTTAAAGAAGCGGTGCAATGGTTATACCTAGCATATCTTGCAGCAATCAAAGAACAAAATGGTGCTGCTATGAGTTTAGGACGTACATCAACATTCTTAGATATTTATGCTGAACGTGATTTGAAAAACGGTGACATTACAGAAAGTGAAGTACAAGAAATTATCGACCACTTCATTATGAAATTACGTATCGTTAAATTTGCACGTACACCAGACTATAACGAATTATTCTCTGGGGATCCAACTTGGGTAACTGAATCTATCGGTGGTGTAGGTATTGATGGTAGACCATTAGTTACGAAAAACTCATTTCGTTTCTTACATTCATTAGATAACCTAGGTCCAGCACCTGAACCAAACTTAACTGTGCTTTGGTCAGTAAGATTGCCTGAAAACTTCAAAATTTATTGTGCAAAAATGAGTATTAAAACAAGCTCAATTCAATATGAAAATGACGATTTAATGCGTGAAAGCTATGGTGATGACTATGGTATCGCATGTTGTGTATCAGCAATGAAAATCGGTAAGCAAATGCAATTCTTCGGTGCTCGTGCTAACTTAGCTAAAACATTATTATATGCCATCAATGGTGGTAAAGATGAAAAATCTGGCAAACAAGTAGGTCCAAGTTATGAAGGTATCCATTCAGACGTATTAGATTATGATGAAGTATTTGAGAAATTTGAAAAAATGATGGACTGGCTTGCAGGTGTATACATTAATTCATTAAATATCATTCATTATATGCACGATAAATATAGTTATGAACGTATTGAAATGGCGTTACATGATACAAATATTATTCGTACGATGGCAACAGGTATTGCTGGATTATCAGTAGCAGCTGACTCTTTATCAGCAATCAAATATGCACAAGTAAAACCTATCCATAATGAAGAAGGTCTAGTTACAGACTTCGAAATCGAAGGCGACTTCCCTAAATATGGTAATAACGATAGCCGTGTGGATGATATCGCAGTCGATTTAGTTGAACGCTTCATGACAAAATTACGTAGTCATAAAACATACCGTGACTCAGAACATACAATGAGTGTATTAACAATTACATCAAACGTTGTTTACGGTAAGAAAACAGGTAACACACCAGACGGTCGTAAAGCAGGCGAACCATTTGCACCAGGTGCAAACCCAATGCACGGTAGAGACCAAAAAGGTGCATTATCTTCATTAAGTTCTGTTGCTAAAATTCCTTATGACTGCTGTAAAGACGGTATTTCAAATACATTTAGTATCGTACCAAAATCATTAGGTAAAGAAGAAGACGCTCAGAATAAAAACTTAACAAGTATGTTAGACGGCTATGCAATGCAACATGGTCATCACTTAAATATCAATGTATTTAACAGAGAAACATTATTAGATGCAATGGAACATCCAGAAGAGTATCCACAATTAACAATCCGTGTATCTGGTTATGCAGTTAACTTTATTAAATTAACACGCGAACAACAATTGGATGTCATTTCACGTACATTCCACGAACAAATGTAG